The Leptospira sp. WS39.C2 genome contains a region encoding:
- the recO gene encoding DNA repair protein RecO — MAIRKETGIIIQSKDIGDSDRLISLAGETQVRMNFISKGIRKSKRRAIISTELGCLVEVDYYDQAEKDWKSTKEIHLTKRYDELKSDYVGTLFVLYITELTSHLYPEAESHPFLYQLLLGSLDVSNANGFRKEILPFFKLRALTHMGHFPTEFYCHTCGEDVLSKTKAYFSVDSREFLCSDCHPITKDHLPVLKLFHTMLSKKFSNVLTIFPKEMEYREGDLILNQFLRSLLGRELKSYFEFYKTIGEL; from the coding sequence ATGGCCATTCGAAAAGAAACGGGAATCATCATCCAAAGTAAAGATATAGGGGATAGTGACCGCCTTATCAGTTTAGCGGGTGAGACCCAAGTCCGAATGAATTTTATCAGCAAAGGGATTCGTAAATCCAAGAGGCGTGCTATCATCTCCACCGAACTCGGATGCCTTGTGGAAGTCGATTATTATGACCAGGCAGAAAAGGATTGGAAGTCCACAAAAGAGATCCACCTTACAAAACGATATGATGAGTTGAAATCGGATTATGTAGGAACTCTTTTTGTTTTGTACATTACAGAACTAACATCTCATTTGTATCCTGAAGCGGAGAGCCATCCTTTTTTATACCAATTGCTTCTCGGGAGTTTGGATGTATCCAATGCCAATGGCTTTCGAAAAGAAATTTTACCATTTTTCAAACTCAGAGCCCTTACCCACATGGGGCATTTCCCCACTGAATTTTATTGTCATACTTGTGGGGAAGACGTATTATCAAAAACCAAAGCGTATTTTTCAGTGGATTCTCGAGAATTTTTATGTTCAGATTGCCATCCCATTACCAAAGATCATTTGCCTGTTTTAAAACTGTTTCATACGATGTTATCTAAGAAATTTTCAAATGTATTAACCATCTTTCCGAAAGAAATGGAATACCGAGAGGGGGATCTAATCCTCAATCAGTTTCTCCGTTCTCTCCTGGGAAGAGAGTTAAAATCTTATTTTGAATTTTATAAAACCATTGGGGAATTATGA
- a CDS encoding sensor histidine kinase — MENIEKVAEKARELEAIYDVVQDPLVLIDSDFNIQRANLATILFAKNNKYDELLDKKCFEVLYQRTDVCPYCPKINVKSKDKNPGYSTPITREIFFRSEDKKQTLLLEFYPYPKQEDLFWMVEKISDVTKQRDKEEESFRMRNLASLGILISGIAHELNNPLTGISLTLQNLKANWQNQPPEQIEKRLDMIKNDISRAAIIVSDIISFAKTDKVKVTLGDIVETINRAKDTVIRLYPHLSKNVSWRITCDHEYQFPFHPGKMERLFMNLFRNSLQAFDYRPGEISIEIRKTKNWLHIIIEDNAGGIPDAIIQKIFDPFFTSNKSGTGTGLGLSICHSIVKEHDGNISVKSVEQKTRFTISFPLTNDITEPNS, encoded by the coding sequence ATGGAAAATATCGAAAAGGTGGCAGAAAAAGCCAGAGAATTGGAAGCCATTTACGATGTTGTCCAAGATCCATTAGTTCTAATAGATTCAGATTTTAATATCCAAAGGGCAAATTTAGCCACAATTTTATTTGCAAAAAATAACAAATACGATGAACTATTAGACAAAAAATGTTTCGAAGTACTTTACCAACGAACAGACGTTTGTCCATATTGCCCCAAAATCAACGTCAAATCCAAAGACAAAAACCCAGGATATTCAACCCCAATCACTCGTGAAATATTTTTCCGTTCCGAAGACAAAAAACAAACCTTACTTTTAGAGTTTTATCCTTACCCAAAACAAGAAGATTTATTTTGGATGGTCGAAAAAATATCCGATGTCACAAAACAAAGGGACAAAGAAGAAGAATCGTTTCGAATGCGTAACCTAGCCTCACTTGGGATTTTAATTTCAGGGATAGCCCATGAGTTAAACAATCCACTAACAGGGATAAGCCTAACATTACAAAACCTCAAAGCAAATTGGCAAAACCAACCACCAGAACAAATTGAAAAACGTTTAGATATGATTAAAAATGATATCTCACGGGCAGCGATCATAGTTTCTGATATCATCTCTTTTGCTAAAACAGACAAAGTGAAAGTCACACTTGGTGATATTGTAGAAACGATCAATCGTGCAAAAGATACAGTAATTCGATTGTATCCTCACCTAAGTAAAAACGTGAGTTGGCGGATCACCTGTGATCATGAATACCAATTTCCTTTCCATCCTGGCAAAATGGAACGTTTGTTTATGAATTTATTTCGTAACTCGTTACAAGCTTTTGATTATAGACCTGGTGAAATCTCTATTGAAATTCGCAAAACAAAAAATTGGCTTCATATCATTATAGAAGACAATGCAGGTGGGATTCCTGATGCCATCATCCAAAAGATCTTTGACCCATTTTTTACAAGTAATAAATCAGGAACAGGAACTGGGCTTGGCCTTTCTATCTGCCACTCCATTGTGAAAGAACATGATGGAAACATCTCAGTTAAATCAGTAGAACAAAAAACAAGATTTACGATTTCCTTCCCGCTCACAAATGATATTACGGAGCCAAATTCATGA
- the pgk gene encoding phosphoglycerate kinase, protein MKLPLLEEQNLKGKRVFVRVDFNVPVENGKATDRTRIEKTLPTLELLISKGAKIILGSHLGRPKGGPEPKYSMKPVFDVLSTLVKTKVSFSEAVIGAPVVKLSNELGEGEILLLENLRFHKEEEENAPGFCKELAKLADVYVNDAFGTAHRAHASTEGVAHLLPAFAGLLMRKEIEVLSGLLARPERPFVAIVGGSKVSSKFAILKNLLEKVDHLLIGGGMAYTFLKSRAVPVGKSLVEPEFESQAFQLIDRAGIQGVDLQIPVDHIIADNFDPNAKTKSVDKMGIIDGWMGMDIGPKTIDNYVKAIKEAKTILWNGPMGVFEMDKFSKGTIEIAKAISKSKAKTVVGGGDSIAAVNKAGVADKITHISTGGGASLEFLEGRTLPGVQCLLPKEEK, encoded by the coding sequence ATGAAATTACCTCTTCTAGAAGAACAAAATCTAAAAGGAAAACGAGTCTTTGTTCGTGTGGACTTCAATGTCCCTGTGGAAAACGGAAAAGCAACGGACAGGACTCGGATTGAAAAAACCCTTCCTACTTTGGAACTCCTCATTTCCAAAGGAGCAAAAATCATTTTAGGAAGTCATTTAGGACGACCCAAAGGTGGACCAGAGCCAAAATACTCCATGAAACCAGTGTTTGACGTTCTTTCCACGCTTGTGAAAACCAAAGTCAGCTTTTCGGAAGCAGTCATTGGTGCTCCAGTTGTGAAGTTATCAAATGAACTTGGGGAAGGTGAAATCCTACTTTTAGAAAACCTTCGTTTCCATAAGGAAGAAGAGGAAAATGCGCCAGGTTTCTGTAAAGAACTGGCAAAACTTGCTGACGTTTATGTGAATGATGCATTTGGAACGGCACATAGAGCCCACGCTTCTACAGAAGGTGTGGCTCACCTACTCCCTGCCTTTGCGGGACTTCTCATGCGTAAAGAAATAGAAGTTCTCAGTGGACTTCTTGCAAGACCAGAACGTCCGTTTGTGGCAATTGTGGGTGGATCAAAAGTCAGTTCCAAATTTGCCATTTTAAAAAACCTTCTCGAGAAAGTAGACCACCTCCTCATCGGTGGTGGAATGGCTTATACGTTTTTAAAATCAAGAGCTGTCCCTGTGGGTAAATCCCTTGTGGAACCTGAATTTGAATCCCAAGCCTTCCAACTCATTGACCGAGCTGGGATCCAAGGTGTGGACCTGCAAATTCCCGTTGACCATATCATTGCAGACAATTTTGATCCCAATGCAAAAACGAAATCCGTTGATAAAATGGGAATCATCGATGGATGGATGGGAATGGACATCGGTCCAAAGACCATTGACAATTATGTAAAAGCAATCAAAGAAGCAAAGACCATCCTTTGGAATGGACCTATGGGTGTGTTCGAAATGGATAAATTCTCGAAAGGAACCATTGAAATTGCGAAAGCCATCAGTAAATCCAAAGCCAAAACGGTTGTGGGTGGTGGGGATTCCATTGCAGCTGTGAACAAAGCAGGTGTGGCTGACAAAATCACACATATTTCTACAGGTGGTGGTGCTTCCTTAGAATTTTTGGAAGGACGAACTCTCCCAGGTGTTCAATGTTTACTCCCGAAGGAAGAAAAATAA
- the argS gene encoding arginine--tRNA ligase → MKANQLLKNLVLKELQTAVKSYLSKQNVDLPLSDFKIRIEYSRDEKFGDYSSPFALENKNHFKMNPKEIAEAVLLEISNDNLFEFVTFSPPGFINFRIRPSFLVQYTKSVMEPSVSFAKSEDTENILLEFVSANPTGPMNIVSARSAAYGDALANLLSSLGHNVKREFYVNDYGNQVYLLGVAVLLRIFEEKGDSITFQEEESDESVFSLIEKRILPKESYRGEYIKDIAKELLADVTKRKQVDDWITKKDWEELVQFLSKYAVEYNLSRQKEDLKLFGVNFDLFYSERSLHEAGAVEAVPSLLKKDDVATIDGKLHFLSTLYGDDKDRVIRREDGRPTYLMADIAYHYDKYKRGFSKLIDIWGPDHYGYIARLKGAVESFGKAKDSFLVLIAQQVNLIENKEKVKMSKRLGIFQTMRDLLAYLGKNGKDVGRYFFLMRSSDAPLDFDLDLAKDESDKNPVFYIQYAHARVCSIFRELQISLSGWKAPTNLNGEWFQSEERIRLLFWVSRFQEEVYDTATNLEPHRLTNYLQSLSKAFTKFYSHKDNRIKEKQGEERDHLLLLIYFTKLSIASGLELLGISAPEKMSKEEE, encoded by the coding sequence ATGAAAGCCAACCAATTATTAAAGAATCTTGTATTAAAAGAACTTCAAACGGCGGTCAAATCGTATCTTTCCAAACAGAATGTAGACCTTCCTCTCTCTGACTTTAAAATCAGAATCGAATACTCTCGTGATGAAAAATTTGGAGATTACTCATCTCCCTTTGCATTAGAAAACAAAAATCATTTCAAAATGAATCCAAAAGAAATAGCAGAAGCTGTGCTTTTGGAAATAAGTAACGACAATTTATTTGAATTTGTTACCTTCTCCCCACCTGGTTTTATAAATTTTCGGATCCGTCCTTCTTTTTTAGTCCAATACACAAAATCTGTGATGGAACCTTCTGTTTCTTTTGCAAAATCGGAAGATACGGAGAATATTCTACTCGAGTTTGTTTCTGCCAATCCCACAGGACCCATGAATATTGTGTCAGCTCGTTCTGCGGCATACGGGGATGCTCTCGCCAATTTACTTTCAAGTCTTGGGCATAACGTAAAACGAGAGTTCTATGTAAATGATTATGGTAACCAAGTGTATTTGCTTGGTGTAGCCGTTCTCCTTCGTATTTTTGAAGAAAAGGGAGATTCCATTACCTTCCAAGAGGAAGAGAGTGATGAATCCGTATTTTCTCTGATTGAAAAACGAATTTTACCAAAAGAAAGTTATCGTGGGGAATACATCAAAGACATTGCCAAAGAATTACTCGCAGACGTTACAAAACGAAAACAAGTAGATGATTGGATTACCAAAAAAGATTGGGAAGAGTTGGTTCAGTTTTTATCTAAGTATGCGGTAGAATACAACTTGAGTAGGCAAAAAGAGGACCTCAAATTATTTGGAGTTAACTTTGATTTGTTTTATAGTGAAAGGAGTTTACATGAAGCAGGTGCGGTCGAAGCTGTTCCTTCTCTTTTAAAAAAAGACGATGTAGCAACCATTGATGGCAAACTTCATTTTTTATCCACTTTGTATGGTGATGATAAAGACCGTGTGATCCGCAGGGAAGATGGAAGGCCAACGTATCTCATGGCAGACATTGCCTACCATTATGACAAATACAAACGAGGTTTTTCCAAACTCATTGATATTTGGGGACCAGACCACTATGGTTATATCGCACGATTAAAAGGTGCCGTCGAATCGTTTGGAAAAGCGAAGGATAGTTTTTTAGTTCTCATCGCCCAACAAGTAAACCTCATTGAAAACAAAGAAAAGGTAAAAATGAGTAAACGTTTGGGTATTTTCCAAACCATGCGTGATTTACTTGCGTATTTAGGAAAAAATGGAAAGGATGTTGGTCGTTATTTTTTCCTTATGCGTAGTTCAGATGCCCCGCTTGATTTTGATTTGGACTTAGCAAAAGATGAGTCGGATAAAAATCCTGTGTTTTATATCCAATATGCCCATGCAAGAGTTTGTTCTATTTTTCGTGAATTACAGATATCACTTTCAGGTTGGAAAGCTCCAACAAATTTAAATGGAGAATGGTTCCAATCGGAAGAACGGATACGACTGCTTTTTTGGGTTTCAAGGTTTCAAGAAGAAGTGTATGACACAGCGACAAACCTCGAACCGCATCGTCTAACAAATTACCTCCAGTCACTTAGTAAGGCTTTTACAAAGTTTTATTCACACAAAGACAATCGGATTAAGGAAAAACAAGGGGAAGAAAGAGACCATCTACTTCTACTCATCTACTTTACAAAACTTTCGATTGCTTCGGGTTTGGAACTTCTTGGAATTTCTGCTCCTGAAAAAATGTCGAAAGAAGAAGAGTAA
- a CDS encoding nicotinamide-nucleotide amidohydrolase family protein — protein MSPYIVILSTGSELTAGRSVDTNSGWIANQLFELGWKVKKFITLPDDPKLILSELQSLQSLAKETPVLAIMTGGLGPTEDDYTLETVLKLTGKTSYSVEKAKLRLTKIYESRGKEYKDILPSVFRQTFVPEGCKTLDNSVGIAVGFIETIGEKSHLVCMPGVPSEMTEMFKRRLVPELKKLYPRENLHQKTKWLWNIGESLFQNDFIEPNRDEFFQEAEWGVTANRGYIKCIFQSTNETLLSTIIQRLEDTYPKIISDDVFQFVHEQLLKEKLTISVAESCTGGLLGKKLTEQPGSSSYFIGGFLTYSNEMKSNLLGIPMETINTYGAVSEEVARAMVDGLCRKTGTDFGISITGIAGPEGGSPEKPVGTVCIGIREPNGNISVHRYLFPGNRESIRENASNTALFLVYQSFKN, from the coding sequence ATGTCACCATACATTGTCATTTTGTCAACTGGGTCTGAGCTCACTGCAGGAAGGAGTGTGGACACAAACTCTGGTTGGATTGCCAACCAATTGTTTGAACTCGGATGGAAGGTTAAAAAATTCATTACCTTACCTGACGATCCCAAACTCATTTTATCTGAGTTACAATCTTTGCAAAGTCTCGCAAAAGAAACACCAGTGCTTGCCATTATGACAGGGGGACTCGGTCCCACAGAAGATGATTATACCTTAGAAACCGTTTTAAAACTTACGGGAAAAACTTCTTACTCCGTCGAAAAGGCAAAACTGCGTTTAACTAAAATTTATGAATCGAGAGGCAAGGAATATAAAGATATCCTACCTAGTGTGTTTCGCCAAACATTTGTTCCAGAAGGTTGTAAAACATTGGATAACTCGGTTGGCATCGCAGTTGGCTTCATTGAAACAATTGGGGAAAAATCGCATTTAGTTTGTATGCCTGGTGTCCCTTCTGAGATGACAGAGATGTTCAAACGCCGCCTTGTCCCGGAATTAAAAAAACTTTACCCAAGAGAGAACCTACACCAAAAAACAAAATGGTTGTGGAATATTGGTGAATCATTATTCCAGAATGATTTTATTGAACCAAATAGGGATGAGTTTTTCCAGGAAGCAGAGTGGGGTGTCACTGCTAATAGAGGTTATATTAAGTGTATCTTTCAATCCACAAATGAAACCTTACTTTCTACCATCATCCAACGTTTAGAAGACACCTATCCAAAAATCATCTCTGATGATGTTTTTCAGTTTGTCCACGAACAGTTGTTAAAGGAAAAATTGACAATTTCTGTTGCTGAAAGTTGTACAGGTGGACTTCTAGGGAAAAAACTAACCGAACAACCTGGTTCCAGTTCCTATTTTATAGGTGGTTTTTTAACATACTCCAATGAAATGAAATCAAATTTGCTTGGAATTCCAATGGAAACAATCAATACCTATGGAGCAGTGAGTGAAGAAGTAGCTAGGGCCATGGTAGATGGACTTTGTAGGAAAACAGGAACCGATTTTGGAATCTCCATTACAGGGATTGCGGGTCCTGAAGGTGGCAGTCCCGAAAAACCAGTTGGGACTGTATGTATAGGAATTCGGGAACCAAATGGAAACATCTCCGTGCATCGGTATTTATTTCCGGGGAACCGAGAATCCATTCGTGAAAATGCAAGTAATACAGCTTTATTTTTAGTATACCAATCATTCAAAAACTAG
- the tpiA gene encoding triose-phosphate isomerase, whose amino-acid sequence MRKKIIAGNWKMNLTLSEAKTITKGLTLASNSSSYEVMVFPSALHLESVSSLANGSKLIVGAQNAYQSGLTAMTGEISPVQLTELGIKTILVGHSERRQFLGETSEFDNAKISYFLKSGLRVVYCVGETWAEREKGQTFAVLEEQIGKGLKDITSDLFSNLVIAYEPVWAIGTGKVATPTEAEEAHAFIRKEIGKLFVGADQVAENIQILYGGSVKPDNVKELLAKPNIDGGLVGGASQKLDSFLGLLK is encoded by the coding sequence ATGAGAAAGAAGATCATAGCTGGCAATTGGAAGATGAACCTCACCCTTTCGGAAGCCAAAACAATCACAAAAGGGCTCACTCTCGCAAGTAATTCTTCTTCTTATGAAGTGATGGTTTTCCCAAGTGCCCTCCACTTAGAATCGGTTTCTTCCTTAGCCAATGGATCCAAACTCATCGTGGGTGCCCAAAATGCATACCAATCAGGGCTCACTGCTATGACTGGGGAAATTTCCCCTGTGCAGCTTACGGAACTTGGAATCAAAACGATACTTGTTGGGCATTCAGAAAGGCGCCAATTCCTCGGCGAAACTTCCGAGTTTGACAATGCAAAAATCTCTTACTTTTTAAAATCGGGACTTCGCGTTGTTTACTGTGTGGGTGAAACTTGGGCAGAAAGAGAAAAAGGCCAAACCTTCGCTGTGTTAGAAGAACAAATCGGTAAGGGACTAAAAGACATTACAAGCGACCTTTTTTCAAATCTTGTCATTGCTTACGAACCAGTTTGGGCAATAGGAACTGGAAAAGTGGCAACACCAACAGAAGCGGAAGAAGCACATGCCTTTATCAGAAAAGAAATTGGTAAATTATTTGTTGGTGCAGACCAGGTAGCAGAGAACATTCAAATTTTGTATGGCGGATCAGTGAAACCAGACAACGTAAAAGAACTTCTCGCCAAACCAAACATTGACGGTGGCCTCGTGGGAGGAGCCAGTCAAAAATTAGATTCATTTTTAGGACTTTTAAAATAA
- the gap gene encoding type I glyceraldehyde-3-phosphate dehydrogenase, giving the protein MVKIAINGFGRIGRLVLRSGIKDPNLEFVAINDLVTPDNLSYLFKYDSTHGRFDGEVSHTDNEIIIDGKKVKTFSERDPEKLPWKELGVDFVIESTGLFTDRVGAEKHIKAGAKKVVISAPAKDKDIPTFVMGVNHEKYDATKDNVVSNASCTTNCLAPITKVVLDNFGIVEGLMTTIHAMTATQPTVDGPSKKDFRGGRGAAQNIIPASTGAAKAVGLCIPEVNGKLTGMSFRVPTPDVSVVDLTVRTEKPTSLAEIKKKMKEASEGSMKGILGYTEDMVVSNDFLGDIRSSIFDADACIELSPTFFKLVSWYDNEMGYSNRVIDLVRYMAKKG; this is encoded by the coding sequence ATGGTAAAAATCGCAATTAATGGTTTTGGTCGCATTGGAAGACTTGTGCTTCGTTCCGGAATCAAAGATCCCAATTTAGAATTCGTTGCCATCAACGACCTAGTGACCCCAGACAACCTTTCCTACCTTTTCAAATATGACTCTACCCATGGTCGATTCGACGGGGAAGTTTCACATACAGACAACGAAATCATCATCGACGGAAAAAAAGTAAAAACCTTCTCTGAAAGAGACCCAGAAAAACTCCCATGGAAAGAACTTGGAGTAGACTTTGTCATTGAATCCACTGGCCTTTTTACAGACCGAGTGGGTGCAGAAAAACACATCAAAGCTGGAGCAAAAAAAGTGGTGATCTCCGCTCCTGCAAAAGACAAAGACATTCCTACTTTTGTAATGGGTGTGAACCACGAAAAATACGATGCGACAAAAGACAATGTTGTGTCGAATGCATCTTGTACAACCAACTGCCTTGCTCCCATCACAAAAGTGGTCCTTGACAACTTCGGAATCGTAGAAGGGCTCATGACAACCATCCACGCGATGACTGCAACCCAACCAACAGTTGACGGACCTTCTAAAAAAGACTTCCGCGGTGGACGTGGTGCTGCGCAAAACATCATCCCTGCATCCACTGGTGCTGCAAAAGCCGTTGGACTTTGTATCCCAGAAGTGAATGGAAAACTCACTGGTATGAGTTTCCGAGTTCCCACTCCAGACGTATCCGTTGTGGACTTAACCGTTCGCACTGAAAAACCAACAAGCCTTGCCGAAATCAAAAAGAAAATGAAAGAAGCAAGTGAAGGTTCCATGAAAGGAATCCTTGGTTATACGGAAGATATGGTAGTATCTAACGACTTCCTCGGAGACATTCGTTCTTCCATCTTTGATGCGGATGCTTGTATCGAACTAAGTCCTACTTTTTTCAAACTCGTATCTTGGTATGATAATGAAATGGGATACTCGAACCGAGTCATCGACCTCGTACGTTACATGGCAAAAAAAGGCTAA
- the secG gene encoding preprotein translocase subunit SecG has protein sequence MGFFAGTILTLFVLLSVFLILLVMIQTGKGGSAGMLGGSTASQSVFGASTADVMTKTTRVAAILFIVLSLALSFVFAKKDEVLVPDVEPSLETPVESDGTTPEVPAPSTP, from the coding sequence ATGGGATTTTTTGCAGGAACCATTCTCACTCTATTTGTATTACTATCCGTTTTTCTCATCCTTCTTGTGATGATCCAAACAGGAAAAGGAGGAAGTGCAGGAATGCTCGGCGGATCAACTGCTAGCCAATCTGTATTTGGTGCATCTACGGCAGATGTAATGACAAAAACAACTCGTGTTGCAGCGATTCTTTTTATCGTACTTTCGTTAGCACTTTCCTTCGTATTTGCTAAAAAAGATGAAGTTTTGGTTCCAGATGTGGAACCAAGTTTGGAAACCCCGGTAGAATCTGATGGAACTACTCCCGAAGTACCGGCACCTAGCACTCCTTAG
- the ybeY gene encoding rRNA maturation RNase YbeY, with translation MNPSLLVSINWNDETNQTDIDPDLVQRNCEIILKYLAPSYLQVLELSVLLVDDAQMTVINGERRGKEKPTDVLSFPLYSHIEKLPVQILGEVVISMETCRIQAKEIGHSIIDEFYRLLVHGILHLFGYDHETNEEDAILMRKMEDECLDLVFAT, from the coding sequence ATGAACCCTTCGCTTTTGGTTTCCATAAATTGGAACGATGAAACAAACCAAACTGATATTGATCCAGACCTTGTTCAAAGAAATTGTGAAATAATTTTAAAGTACTTAGCTCCTAGTTATTTGCAAGTATTAGAACTTTCTGTTTTACTTGTAGATGATGCCCAAATGACTGTAATCAACGGAGAAAGGCGTGGGAAAGAAAAACCGACAGATGTGTTATCCTTTCCATTGTATTCTCATATTGAAAAACTTCCCGTCCAAATTTTGGGAGAAGTTGTGATTTCCATGGAAACCTGCCGTATCCAAGCAAAAGAGATAGGCCATTCTATTATTGATGAATTTTACAGGTTACTTGTGCATGGTATCTTACATTTGTTTGGTTATGATCATGAAACCAATGAAGAAGATGCCATTCTTATGAGAAAAATGGAAGATGAATGTTTGGATTTGGTATTTGCTACGTAG
- a CDS encoding response regulator transcription factor, which produces MKQSILIVEDIHSIREAIMDLLSTKFNVFGAEHFEEAVWYLTNEKIDLTITDIRLPGKSGIDLVKLIQKEFPHVLYALMTAYNINEYIKYAKDLQIWNIIPKYSFLDIHLIEVMVEKLLSNDIFGIEKYFGKDFQVFESNINSEFEDAPFNGIVYKQIKSDQDRSILCGKISKNLIQLGAPKAIQQVLEELTSNAMIRAPRTNEGEYKYQFEIPSHDMVVPLDNIQLMPDDYFLIGYGSTESTIFIVVRDQFGSLRKEEILHRLDRHISIDESTGFPKGLEDSHGRGLYICREISDQLIFNIKPGVCTETIAMINREGRTGFKSLSIYEVDAKS; this is translated from the coding sequence ATGAAACAATCCATTCTCATTGTCGAAGACATTCATTCCATTCGGGAAGCTATTATGGATTTATTAAGTACCAAATTTAATGTTTTTGGTGCGGAACATTTTGAAGAAGCGGTTTGGTATTTGACCAATGAAAAAATAGATTTAACCATTACAGATATCCGGCTTCCTGGTAAGTCAGGCATTGACCTTGTTAAACTCATCCAAAAGGAATTCCCTCATGTATTATATGCACTTATGACTGCTTATAATATTAATGAATACATTAAATACGCCAAAGATTTACAAATTTGGAATATCATTCCTAAGTATAGTTTTTTAGACATTCACCTCATTGAAGTGATGGTTGAAAAACTATTGTCGAATGATATCTTTGGAATCGAAAAGTATTTTGGAAAAGATTTCCAAGTTTTTGAATCAAATATTAATAGTGAATTTGAAGATGCTCCATTTAATGGAATTGTTTATAAACAAATCAAATCCGACCAAGATCGTTCAATCCTCTGTGGGAAAATTTCAAAAAACCTCATCCAACTTGGAGCGCCCAAGGCCATCCAACAGGTGCTTGAGGAACTTACTTCCAATGCAATGATCCGAGCTCCTCGTACAAACGAAGGAGAATACAAATACCAATTTGAAATTCCAAGCCATGATATGGTTGTACCACTCGATAATATCCAACTCATGCCAGATGATTATTTTCTGATTGGATATGGATCTACTGAAAGTACGATTTTTATTGTAGTCCGTGATCAGTTTGGATCCCTTCGGAAAGAAGAAATTTTACACCGATTGGACCGACATATTAGTATTGATGAATCAACAGGGTTTCCGAAAGGTTTGGAAGATAGCCATGGACGTGGGCTTTACATCTGCCGAGAAATTTCAGACCAACTGATCTTTAATATCAAACCTGGAGTTTGTACAGAAACCATTGCCATGATCAACCGAGAAGGAAGGACCGGTTTTAAATCCTTATCCATTTACGAAGTTGACGCAAAGTCATAA